A segment of the Dioscorea cayenensis subsp. rotundata cultivar TDr96_F1 unplaced genomic scaffold, TDr96_F1_v2_PseudoChromosome.rev07_lg8_w22 25.fasta BLBR01002222.1, whole genome shotgun sequence genome:
aacttcaatgtgaaattacaaaattaataaacaaaataattttaatatatatatatatatatacatatttatatatacacacacgtatatatattataaaaaaaaacatgaaagctGTCATTGGCTTAAAATTTGAGTTGTTATTTGTTGACATTGTTGCAGACCCCAAGTATCAAACTATATATTaagggcgtgtttggttcgcTAAAGTAGAGACTAAAGGGCTAAAGTGGGGTTTGATGTGACAGATCcagttgtttggtttgctgaaTTGGGGATTAAGTGGGAGTGGGACTTCCAAATCCATCCCTACTTCACCCATTTCACTTCAGCCATTTTAAAGCCGAAGTCGCACTTTCTTGAAATTCAATACACACACTTCAGTCTAACTTTCCACCACGTGATATCACATGGGTGACATCCGGTTACCACTTCCCCCATCTCCTTTCCTCTCCTCCCGATACACTAGGGTTTTCTTGCTTTCATCCCGCCCTTTGGACTTCCAGCGCTCTCTTCAACAAGATTTTACTCTTGCTGGTGATATCCTCGTTGCAACACCTTCTTCCATCTCATTCATCCTCTCCTTTCTCCGTTGTGGTCGAACCGAAGTGCATATTGGTAAGATTCTGTTCTTTTTCTCCGTCAACTCGTCGGCATGGTGTGCGATGTGGGCGATATTTCTTCAATGCTTAGTGTGCGATGTGCACGCTATTTCTAAAAGATTTCCCCTTGATTTTGATGGAATTTTCACATTGTATTTGCTATTTTCTCCATGGTGTCGACGTGTTTCTTGAAAGTTTATTTACATGGGCATTCTTGATTCAGTTTATCTACTGATTCTTGTagtgattttatatttttcatatgtatTGTTCATGGTGGGTTCAGACCATCATTCTTACTTGTCACCATCTTCATCTCTTCGGGTTTgatctatcaatttttttacctttgtttttcataaaatttttcgcATGATGTTTTATTGTTTGCAGAGTTtgttgaagatttttttttcaacgcATTATGGATATCTTATGTTTCTAAAAAGCACTATCACTTTGTAATTAGGCTTTTATAGCATTTAGTTGTTTATGTGAT
Coding sequences within it:
- the LOC120257606 gene encoding uncharacterized protein LOC120257606, translated to MGDIRLPLPPSPFLSSRYTRVFLLSSRPLDFQRSLQQDFTLAGDILVATPSSISFILSFLRCGRTEVHIDVVDMAMMSDKKHYTKASPFFLTVAGAVEECKPFCCKNCILFSYLLVLLEIGFLEFGSFLLSQGLNYP